In a genomic window of Rhododendron vialii isolate Sample 1 chromosome 12a, ASM3025357v1:
- the LOC131310141 gene encoding histidine kinase 3 isoform X2, with product MSFLPVIGFGLKFGHLLLTLCCWLLSVISLKWYCDGEFMDSKSSSLCDFVKKWLKLWEKISHNHYYQYIGTKRVRKTLWRNLLVTWVVLWIIVSFSLYWYMSSKALEKRKETLASMCEERARMLQDQFNVSMNHIHAMSILISTFHHGMNPSSIDQMTFARYTERTAFQRPLTSGVAYAVRVLHSEREQFERKRGWTIKRMDNFEQAPAHNDEFNPEALEPSPVEEEYAPVVFAQDTVVHVISIDVLSGKEDRENVLRSRASGKGVLTAPFPLIKSNRLGVILTFPVYKIDLPSSATVKERIQATHGYLGGIFDIESLVEKLLQQLASKQTILVNVYDITNSSHPISMYGSYVSYDELLHVSSLNFGDPFRKHEMRCRFQQKSPWPRLAIMMSIGILVIALLVGYIFHATVNRIAKVEEDYHEMMELKKRAEAADVAKSQFLATVSHEIRTPMNGVLGMLRMLMDTDLDETQEDYVRTAQGSGKALVSLINEVLDQAKIESGRVELEAVQFDVRAALDDILSLFSGKSQEKGLELAVYISENVPEMLIGDPCRFRQIITNLVSNSIKFTEKGHIFVTVHLAEEVMESLETETLSLSENTLSGLPVADRRQSWGGFRTLSQDEPTSPRSSLASDLINLIVSVEDTGGGIPLEARPRVFTPFMQVGPSISRMHGGTGIGLSISKFLVGLMNGEIGFSSVHKIGSTFSFTAVFTNGCSNTSETKDQQINHQSNSVSSEFRGMAAVLVDPRPVRAKVSRYHIQRLGIHVEVVPNLDQDFSRIGSGNTVINMVLIEQEVWNKDLGSSSLFVNKLQQLVPPKLFLLSNSLYLSRSGSLRISGNYTSPTVIMKPLRASMLAASLQRAMGVGTKGSSLNGELSGPFLGNLLLGRKILVVDDNKVNLVVAAAALKKYGADVVCVGSGKKAISLLKPPHKFDACFMDIQMPEVDGFEATKRIRDMELNIKNSIERGEQSVEAYENVSDWHVPILAMTADVIQATHEECLRWGMDGYVSKPFEAEQPYREVSRFLRTPSDHIS from the exons ATGAGTTTTCTTCCTGTGATTGGGTTTGGCTTGAAGTTTGGCCATCTTCTATTGACGCTATGTTGCTGGCTTTTGTCTGTGATTTCCTTGAAATGGTACTGCGATGGTGAATTCATGGACTCTAAGTCTAGTTCACTTTGTGATTTTGTAAAGAAATGGCTGAAATTGTGGGAGAAGATCTCACACAACCACTATTACCAGTATATTGGGACCAAGAGAGTTAGAAAGACATTGTGGAGGAATCTCTTGGTCACATGGGTGGTTTTGTGGATTAtagtttctttctctctctattggTACATGAGCTCCAAAGCTTTGGAGAAGAGGAAAGAGACCCTTGCAAGCATGTGTGAGGAGAGAGCTAGGATGTTACAGGATCAGTTTAATGTCAGCATGAATCATATACATGCCATGTCCATTTTGATCTCAACTTTCCACCATGGCATGAACCCTTCTTCTATTGATCAG ATGACTTTTGCCAGGTACACAGAACGAACTGCTTTTCAAAGGCCCCTAACAAGTGGTGTTGCATATGCCGTGAGAGTTTTGCACTCTGAAAGGGAACAATTTGAAAGGAAGCGAGGCTGGACGATTAAGAGGATGGATAATTTTGAACAAGCCCCAGCCCATAACGATGAGTTCAACCCAGAAGCACTGGAACCATCCCCAGTGGAGGAGGAATATGCTCCTGTTGTCTTTGCGCAGGATACTGTTGTACATGTGATTTCCATTGATGTGCTGTCAGGCAAG GAAGACCGTGAAAATGTGCTGCGTTCAAGAGCATCTGGAAAGGGGGTTCTTACTGCCCCTTTTCCACTAATCAAATCAAACCGCCTTGGTGTCATTTTAACTTTTCCTGTCTACAAGATAGATCTCCCCTCAAGTGCCACAGTGAAGGAGAGGATACAAGCAACTCATGG GTACCTCGGGGGTATCTTTGACATAGAATCGCTTGTGGAGAAGTTACTTCAACAACTAGCAAGCAAACAAACAATACTTGTGAATGTGTATGATATCACCAACTCTTCACACCCTATCAGCATGTATGGCTCATATGTATCTTACGATGAGCTGCTGCACGTTAGCTCGCTTAACTTTGGGGATCCATTCAGAAAACACGAGATGCGCTGCAG ATTCCAACAAAAGTCGCCATGGCCACGGTTAGCAATAATGATGTCTATTGGCATCCTTGTTATTGCGTTGCTTGTGGGGTATATATTCCATGCAACGGTGAATCGAATAGCCAAAGTTGAGGAAGATTACCATGAGATGATGGAGCTCAAGAAACGAGCTGAGGCAGCTGATGTGGCGAAATCACAG TTCCTTGCTACTGTGTCCCATGAGATCAGAACCCCAATGAATGGTGTGCTGG GAATGCTGCGTATGCTTATGGACACAGATCTAGATGAAACTCAAGAAGACTATGTCAGAACGGCACAGGGCAGTGGAAAAGCTCTGGTTTCACTAATAAACGAGGTTTTGGACCAAGCAAAAATTGAATCTGGTAGGGTCGAGCTTGAGGCAGTTCAATTTGATGTGCGGGCAGCTTTGGATGatattttgtcacttttttctGGAAAGTCGCAGGAAAAAGGACTGGAG CTTGCAGTTTACATCTCTGAAAACGTTCCTGAAATGCTAATTGGTGATCCATGTAGATTTCGGCAAATCATCACAAATCTCGTGAGCAATTCAATCAAA TTCACTGAGAAGGGGCACATTTTCGTTACAGTCCATCTTGCAGAGGAGGTGATGGAATCCCTAGAAACTGAGACATTATCATTGTCAGAGAACACCTTGAGTGGACTTCCGGTGGCAGATAGGCGCCAGAGCTGGGGAGGGTTTAGAACTTTAAGTCAAGATGAACCCACTTCTCCTCGGTCATCATTGGCCTCTGACCTCATCAATCTAATCGTATCCGTAGAGGATACAGGTGGGGGTATACCTTTAGAAGCTCGACCTCGCGTATTCACTCCCTTCATGCAGGTGGGCCCCTCAATCTCCCGAATGCATGGAGGGACAGGAATTGGGCTGAGCATAAGCAAGTTTTTGGTGGGCCTCATGAACGGTGAAATTGGGTTTTCAAGTGTACACAAGATTGGGTCCACCTTCAGTTTCACTGCTGTATTCACCAACGGCTGTTCCAATACCAGCGAGACTAAAGACCAGCAAATAAATCACCAGTCTAACTCAGTTTCTTCCGAATTTCGGGGAATGGCAGCTGTACTTGTGGACCCCAGACCAGTCCGGGCCAAGGTGTCCAGATACCACATCCAGCGGCTTGGAATTCATGTTGAAGTGGTTCCCAATTTAGATCAGGATTTCTCCAGGATTGGAAGTGGAAATACAGTTATCAACATGGTCCTCATAGAACAAGAAGTTTGGAACAAGGACTTGGGCTCGTCATCTCTCTTTGTAAATAAATTACAGCAACTCGTGCCTCCGAAATTATTCCTTCTTTCTAACTCTCTCTACCTTAGTAGAAGTGGTAGTTTGAGAATTTCTGGGAATTATACTTCTCCGACTGTAATCATGAAGCCCCTGAGAGCAAGTATGCTGGCTGCATCTCTACAAAGAGCCATGGGTGTTGGGACCAAAGGGAGTTCCCTCAATGGAGAGCTCTCGGGTCCCTTTCTTGGGAATCTGCTTTTGGGGAGGAAAATTTTAGTTGTGGATGACAATAAAGTAAACCTCGTAGTAGCTGCTGCCGCCTTGAAGAAATATGGAGCTGATGTGGTCTGTGTAGGTAGTGGGAAGAAGGCGATCTCACTGTTAAAGCCCCCCCACAAATTTGATGCCTGCTTCATGGATATTCAGATGCCAGAAGTAGATGG GTTTGAAGCTACAAAAAGAATTCGagacatggaactcaacatcaaAAACTCCATCGAACGCGGAGAGCAGTCGGTAGAAGCTTACGAGAACGTTTCTGATTGGCACGTGCCAATCTTGGCTATGACTGCAGATGTAATCCAGGCTACACACGAGGAGTGCCTGAGGTGGGGAATGGATGGGTATGTTTCCAAACCCTTTGAAGCCGAACAGCCTTATCGGGAAGTTTCTCGCTTTCTCCGTACTCCATCAGATCATATCTCGTAG
- the LOC131310141 gene encoding histidine kinase 3 isoform X1 — protein MSFLPVIGFGLKFGHLLLTLCCWLLSVISLKWYCDGEFMDSKSSSLCDFVKKWLKLWEKISHNHYYQYIGTKRVRKTLWRNLLVTWVVLWIIVSFSLYWYMSSKALEKRKETLASMCEERARMLQDQFNVSMNHIHAMSILISTFHHGMNPSSIDQMTFARYTERTAFQRPLTSGVAYAVRVLHSEREQFERKRGWTIKRMDNFEQAPAHNDEFNPEALEPSPVEEEYAPVVFAQDTVVHVISIDVLSGKQEDRENVLRSRASGKGVLTAPFPLIKSNRLGVILTFPVYKIDLPSSATVKERIQATHGYLGGIFDIESLVEKLLQQLASKQTILVNVYDITNSSHPISMYGSYVSYDELLHVSSLNFGDPFRKHEMRCRFQQKSPWPRLAIMMSIGILVIALLVGYIFHATVNRIAKVEEDYHEMMELKKRAEAADVAKSQFLATVSHEIRTPMNGVLGMLRMLMDTDLDETQEDYVRTAQGSGKALVSLINEVLDQAKIESGRVELEAVQFDVRAALDDILSLFSGKSQEKGLELAVYISENVPEMLIGDPCRFRQIITNLVSNSIKFTEKGHIFVTVHLAEEVMESLETETLSLSENTLSGLPVADRRQSWGGFRTLSQDEPTSPRSSLASDLINLIVSVEDTGGGIPLEARPRVFTPFMQVGPSISRMHGGTGIGLSISKFLVGLMNGEIGFSSVHKIGSTFSFTAVFTNGCSNTSETKDQQINHQSNSVSSEFRGMAAVLVDPRPVRAKVSRYHIQRLGIHVEVVPNLDQDFSRIGSGNTVINMVLIEQEVWNKDLGSSSLFVNKLQQLVPPKLFLLSNSLYLSRSGSLRISGNYTSPTVIMKPLRASMLAASLQRAMGVGTKGSSLNGELSGPFLGNLLLGRKILVVDDNKVNLVVAAAALKKYGADVVCVGSGKKAISLLKPPHKFDACFMDIQMPEVDGFEATKRIRDMELNIKNSIERGEQSVEAYENVSDWHVPILAMTADVIQATHEECLRWGMDGYVSKPFEAEQPYREVSRFLRTPSDHIS, from the exons ATGAGTTTTCTTCCTGTGATTGGGTTTGGCTTGAAGTTTGGCCATCTTCTATTGACGCTATGTTGCTGGCTTTTGTCTGTGATTTCCTTGAAATGGTACTGCGATGGTGAATTCATGGACTCTAAGTCTAGTTCACTTTGTGATTTTGTAAAGAAATGGCTGAAATTGTGGGAGAAGATCTCACACAACCACTATTACCAGTATATTGGGACCAAGAGAGTTAGAAAGACATTGTGGAGGAATCTCTTGGTCACATGGGTGGTTTTGTGGATTAtagtttctttctctctctattggTACATGAGCTCCAAAGCTTTGGAGAAGAGGAAAGAGACCCTTGCAAGCATGTGTGAGGAGAGAGCTAGGATGTTACAGGATCAGTTTAATGTCAGCATGAATCATATACATGCCATGTCCATTTTGATCTCAACTTTCCACCATGGCATGAACCCTTCTTCTATTGATCAG ATGACTTTTGCCAGGTACACAGAACGAACTGCTTTTCAAAGGCCCCTAACAAGTGGTGTTGCATATGCCGTGAGAGTTTTGCACTCTGAAAGGGAACAATTTGAAAGGAAGCGAGGCTGGACGATTAAGAGGATGGATAATTTTGAACAAGCCCCAGCCCATAACGATGAGTTCAACCCAGAAGCACTGGAACCATCCCCAGTGGAGGAGGAATATGCTCCTGTTGTCTTTGCGCAGGATACTGTTGTACATGTGATTTCCATTGATGTGCTGTCAGGCAAG CAGGAAGACCGTGAAAATGTGCTGCGTTCAAGAGCATCTGGAAAGGGGGTTCTTACTGCCCCTTTTCCACTAATCAAATCAAACCGCCTTGGTGTCATTTTAACTTTTCCTGTCTACAAGATAGATCTCCCCTCAAGTGCCACAGTGAAGGAGAGGATACAAGCAACTCATGG GTACCTCGGGGGTATCTTTGACATAGAATCGCTTGTGGAGAAGTTACTTCAACAACTAGCAAGCAAACAAACAATACTTGTGAATGTGTATGATATCACCAACTCTTCACACCCTATCAGCATGTATGGCTCATATGTATCTTACGATGAGCTGCTGCACGTTAGCTCGCTTAACTTTGGGGATCCATTCAGAAAACACGAGATGCGCTGCAG ATTCCAACAAAAGTCGCCATGGCCACGGTTAGCAATAATGATGTCTATTGGCATCCTTGTTATTGCGTTGCTTGTGGGGTATATATTCCATGCAACGGTGAATCGAATAGCCAAAGTTGAGGAAGATTACCATGAGATGATGGAGCTCAAGAAACGAGCTGAGGCAGCTGATGTGGCGAAATCACAG TTCCTTGCTACTGTGTCCCATGAGATCAGAACCCCAATGAATGGTGTGCTGG GAATGCTGCGTATGCTTATGGACACAGATCTAGATGAAACTCAAGAAGACTATGTCAGAACGGCACAGGGCAGTGGAAAAGCTCTGGTTTCACTAATAAACGAGGTTTTGGACCAAGCAAAAATTGAATCTGGTAGGGTCGAGCTTGAGGCAGTTCAATTTGATGTGCGGGCAGCTTTGGATGatattttgtcacttttttctGGAAAGTCGCAGGAAAAAGGACTGGAG CTTGCAGTTTACATCTCTGAAAACGTTCCTGAAATGCTAATTGGTGATCCATGTAGATTTCGGCAAATCATCACAAATCTCGTGAGCAATTCAATCAAA TTCACTGAGAAGGGGCACATTTTCGTTACAGTCCATCTTGCAGAGGAGGTGATGGAATCCCTAGAAACTGAGACATTATCATTGTCAGAGAACACCTTGAGTGGACTTCCGGTGGCAGATAGGCGCCAGAGCTGGGGAGGGTTTAGAACTTTAAGTCAAGATGAACCCACTTCTCCTCGGTCATCATTGGCCTCTGACCTCATCAATCTAATCGTATCCGTAGAGGATACAGGTGGGGGTATACCTTTAGAAGCTCGACCTCGCGTATTCACTCCCTTCATGCAGGTGGGCCCCTCAATCTCCCGAATGCATGGAGGGACAGGAATTGGGCTGAGCATAAGCAAGTTTTTGGTGGGCCTCATGAACGGTGAAATTGGGTTTTCAAGTGTACACAAGATTGGGTCCACCTTCAGTTTCACTGCTGTATTCACCAACGGCTGTTCCAATACCAGCGAGACTAAAGACCAGCAAATAAATCACCAGTCTAACTCAGTTTCTTCCGAATTTCGGGGAATGGCAGCTGTACTTGTGGACCCCAGACCAGTCCGGGCCAAGGTGTCCAGATACCACATCCAGCGGCTTGGAATTCATGTTGAAGTGGTTCCCAATTTAGATCAGGATTTCTCCAGGATTGGAAGTGGAAATACAGTTATCAACATGGTCCTCATAGAACAAGAAGTTTGGAACAAGGACTTGGGCTCGTCATCTCTCTTTGTAAATAAATTACAGCAACTCGTGCCTCCGAAATTATTCCTTCTTTCTAACTCTCTCTACCTTAGTAGAAGTGGTAGTTTGAGAATTTCTGGGAATTATACTTCTCCGACTGTAATCATGAAGCCCCTGAGAGCAAGTATGCTGGCTGCATCTCTACAAAGAGCCATGGGTGTTGGGACCAAAGGGAGTTCCCTCAATGGAGAGCTCTCGGGTCCCTTTCTTGGGAATCTGCTTTTGGGGAGGAAAATTTTAGTTGTGGATGACAATAAAGTAAACCTCGTAGTAGCTGCTGCCGCCTTGAAGAAATATGGAGCTGATGTGGTCTGTGTAGGTAGTGGGAAGAAGGCGATCTCACTGTTAAAGCCCCCCCACAAATTTGATGCCTGCTTCATGGATATTCAGATGCCAGAAGTAGATGG GTTTGAAGCTACAAAAAGAATTCGagacatggaactcaacatcaaAAACTCCATCGAACGCGGAGAGCAGTCGGTAGAAGCTTACGAGAACGTTTCTGATTGGCACGTGCCAATCTTGGCTATGACTGCAGATGTAATCCAGGCTACACACGAGGAGTGCCTGAGGTGGGGAATGGATGGGTATGTTTCCAAACCCTTTGAAGCCGAACAGCCTTATCGGGAAGTTTCTCGCTTTCTCCGTACTCCATCAGATCATATCTCGTAG